One genomic segment of Huiozyma naganishii CBS 8797 chromosome 8, complete genome includes these proteins:
- the NSG1 gene encoding Nsg1p (similar to Saccharomyces cerevisiae NSG1 (YHR133C) and NSG2 (YNL156C); ancestral locus Anc_2.108), with product MSKGIIKKEDSVFNLTKPALYSIYDTDVTRSEQDYRLLHERPVHLGSGRVRHKRKMHEVLLNGVIAVTLLFWTGVLFAKLSAELYDNRSLKKWMLSYTLDHISKWVNTYVVSVPAFAVYGVLGVLCGVSVPLLDEYVFQHRLDDGVDFKSVLKCLNALLGVCFGIRTIQWSSSMQGAGAWCLLNVLLWVFFDGTWSILTMGTAVVLVSVVMGRGASSSLSYLLYIVDFYSFSFMIFGKLGRYLFN from the coding sequence ATGTCAAAGGGAATcatcaagaaggaggacAGCGTCTTCAACTTGACGAAACCTGCTCTGTACTCGATTTATGACACTGATGTCACACGCAGCGAGCAGGACTACAGGCTGCTCCATGAGCGTCCCGTGCACTTGGGGTCCGGCAGAGTGCGCCACAAGCGGAAGATGCACGAGGTGTTGCTGAACGGTGTCATTGCCGTGACGCTTCTGTTCTGGACGGGTGTTCTCTTTGCCAAACTTTCCGCTGAGTTGTACGACAACAGatccttgaagaaatggatGCTCTCGTACACTTTGGACCACATATCGAAATGGGTCAACACGTACGTTGTTAGTGTCCCCGCGTTTGCCGTCTACGGTGTTCTTGGAGTGCTTTGCGGTGTCAGCGTCCCACTATTGGACGAATACGTGTTCCAGCACCGTCTGGACGACGGTGTCGACTTCAAGTCCGTGCTTAAGTGTCTGAATGCTCTACTAGGTGTGTGCTTTGGTATCAGGACCATTCAATGGTCCTCTTCAATGCAAGGTGCCGGTGCCTGGTGTCTTCTGAACGTGCTTCTGTGGGTTTTCTTCGACGGCACTTGGTCCATACTGACAATGGGCACGGCAGTTGTTTTAGTCAGTGTTGTCATGGGCCGCGGTGCAAGCTCTTCGCTGTCGTACTTGCTGTACATAGTAGACTTCTATTCCTTCAGCTTCATGATCTTTGGGAAGCTTGGACGGTACCTGTTCAACTAG
- the IGO2 gene encoding phosphatase regulator (similar to Saccharomyces cerevisiae YHR132W-A and YNL157W; ancestral locus Anc_2.109), translating to MSEDLSPTGSRIDLTKTHTVKDDEGQKVDVSQLSAQELKLYKMYGKLPSKKDLLKHKMQERKYFDSGDYALNQAGVVKSNEMVMNSSNNLPLTNPSGLRRSIIKRRMSNSAGSVDASTSNKIERQGSISSGPPPRSPHK from the coding sequence ATGTCTGAAGATCTTTCCCCCACTGGGAGTCGTATTGACTTGACGAAGACGCACACGGTGAAGGACGACGAGGGCCAGAAGGTGGATGTTTCGCAGTTGTCTGCGCAGGAGTTGAAACTGTACAAGATGTACGGTAAGCTGCCCTCGAAGAAGGACTTGCTCAAGCATAAGATGCAGGAGCGGAAGTACTTTGACAGTGGTGACTACGCGCTGAACCAGGCCGGCGTGGTGAAGTCCAACGAGATGGTTATGAACTCGAGCAACAACCTGCCCCTGACGAACCCAAGCGGGCTGAGACGGTCGATAATAAAGCGCCGCATGAGTAATAGTGCTGGAAGCGTCGACGCATCCACGTCGAATAAGATCGAGAGGCAGGGCAGCATATCCAGCGGGCCTCCGCCAAGGTCACCACACAAGTAG
- the WSS1 gene encoding metalloendopeptidase WSS1 (similar to Saccharomyces cerevisiae WSS1 (YHR134W); ancestral locus Anc_2.107): MAAGVAENPHIGSITYLKSYPRTEVAHGLLHDIYKSISYLMRENHLKVQTLAEFYPKNGNLLGLNVNAGQKILLRLRCPGDPQSFLPRDQIMQVMVHELTHNRVGPHNAAFKKQMAEWCGRQYVIETLGLVDCFLGQGRKLGGVQGKARIRHDSGRIRKQRLMAMDTRKLGNGSASSKESTHSAREMAAKAALSRLDRGTVTKIPRFTMVEKIDDTDAQVDVEEVLELHGHMDTVNEDIIVLDDDDDDDGNENGGTQKSTPQEIIDLT; encoded by the coding sequence ATGGCTGCTGGTGTTGCTGAGAACCCGCACATTGGGTCCATCACGTACCTGAAATCGTACCCTCGAACGGAGGTCGCACATGGACTGCTTCACGATATATACAAGTCCATCTCGTATCTGATGCGGGAGAACCATCTCAAAGTGCAGACTCTTGCTGAATTCTACCCTAAGAACGGTAACCTACTTGGGTTGAACGTCAACGCGGGACAGAAGATCTTGTTGCGGCTGAGATGCCCTGGGGATCCGCAGAGTTTCCTACCTCGCGACCAGATCATGCAGGTGATGGTCCACGAGTTAACCCACAACAGGGTGGGCCCACACAACGCGGCgttcaagaaacagatggcAGAGTGGTGTGGAAGACAGTACGTGATAGAGACTTTGGGGCTTGTAGACTGTTTTCTCGGTCAGGGCAGGAAGCTTGGCGGGGTCCAGGGGAAAGCCAGAATACGGCATGATTCAGGTCGGATCAGAAAGCAAAGGTTAATGGCAATGGACACAAGAAAGCTGGGCAATGGCAGTGCAAGTTCCAAAGAATCTACACACTCTGCAAGAGAGATGGCTGCAAAGGCGGCTTTGTCTCGACTTGACAGGGGAACGGTAACAAAAATACCGAGATTCACAATGGTCGAGAAGATCGATGATACAGATGCACAAGTCGATGTAGAGGAGGTTCTGGAGTTGCACGGTCACATGGACACAGTCAACGAAGATATCATTGTCCtagacgatgatgatgatgatgatggcAACGAAAACGGGGGAACACAGAAAAGCACACCACAAGAGATCATTGATTTGACTTGA